The following proteins are co-located in the Candidatus Angelobacter sp. genome:
- a CDS encoding helix-turn-helix transcriptional regulator: HKPLEAMRLYYQKPLRVEELARLAGMSITNFFRNFKAATGTSPIDWLRRERINQAKHRLLETNTSIAKIAEETGYYDQFYFSRDFKRMTGVSPSQYRQRERAQKKPPAAI; encoded by the coding sequence TGCACAAACCACTTGAAGCCATGCGGCTCTACTATCAGAAACCGCTTCGGGTCGAGGAACTCGCGAGGCTGGCGGGCATGAGCATCACGAACTTTTTCCGCAATTTCAAGGCGGCGACCGGCACCAGCCCCATCGACTGGCTGCGCCGCGAGCGGATCAATCAGGCCAAACACCGTCTGTTGGAGACGAATACTTCCATCGCGAAAATCGCCGAGGAAACCGGATACTACGATCAGTTTTATTTCAGTCGCGATTTCAAGCGCATGACCGGCGTCTCTCCGTCCCAATACCGGCAGCGAGAACGGGCTCAGAAAAAACCGCCGGCCGCGATCTGA
- a CDS encoding Dabb family protein: MAKIKHIALFKFKEGTSDEQVQKVLDELMELSENVPGIEDYVAGLNNSPEGLNKGYTHGFVMTFTDAAARDAYLPHPEHERIKTEVLPLIEDVAIFDFEV; encoded by the coding sequence ATGGCCAAAATCAAGCACATCGCCCTCTTCAAGTTCAAAGAGGGAACGTCCGACGAGCAGGTTCAAAAGGTTCTCGATGAACTGATGGAGTTGAGTGAAAACGTGCCGGGCATTGAGGATTACGTCGCTGGATTGAACAACAGTCCCGAGGGGTTGAACAAAGGCTACACGCACGGCTTCGTGATGACCTTTACTGACGCCGCGGCGCGGGACGCCTACCTGCCGCACCCGGAGCATGAGCGGATCAAAACCGAAGTGCTGCCGCTGATTGAAGACGTCGCCATATTCGATTTTGAGGTGTAG